In a genomic window of Ardenticatenales bacterium:
- a CDS encoding cellulose biosynthesis cyclic di-GMP-binding regulatory protein BcsB, with product MRQKHLFLPLRSLLAAGLLLLLLLGGLRRLPPARAQAPTPTTSPAGVFDFTLADLGQSTGVLLSPRGELAIPFTTPKDWAIRGEESTITLHYDIFYAGNATPTYLPPQLDGARVHVSLNGIELATFIPRPTNDATLRLPIPFGAVIDPEANDHTLQLTLYAGPDCTELDSIRLVLHDDTQIHLAYTTLPPVTDLSTFPRPLWRERLTPETSLIVLPDAFSDADLSAAAAAAAAIGQKTDGAVRTAIVTAAALTPNQLAQNDIVAVGQPEQNAFTADLYARGLLPTRLRAQPADLNVTTTDTTYTLGLQARSPVSALTGARLVAELPPFHTFAACAGDCYANGRLVSWDIPISGTMTATLQINFNDRPVPASTTPITLTIVNSAGGPLYARGSGTAATDTASVLYDQDRAILYPDDGLLQLIPSPDSPDHVVLVVTGASGAGVLKAARALSSAEPVLSFGGSTAIIRAVRPWTQPTTGLAALPQTFSLADLGYRGALLQGIGRKTSSISFDVPANWRILSGSSLTLHYIQSNALNPTLSSLSVELNGNPIGAASSVAGGGTQQLVVPLEPDDLPPGSHNRLRFIAEMGLDDPCLPEDTPLAWMRIDNGSLLTLPRQVVTTTLAAGDWQNLDGPALDLRNVVFVLPDAPNGVELAALGQLANRLGQETTGAGLSPQVARGALDTGALVEQFVIAVGRPTRNAFVAAQNEALPQPFLPGSDVPRETVGSVVYRLGADASLGIIEIMPAPWSPAHPFLLISGSTDEGVAWAGHAYADPTLSGGIDGSVTLVQDERLVSFDANVDSGGAVGAINDLTGAPTQIDLVMPAPTAAATAVAAAPTGVAPTAAAAAIVTVTPASSLPDRYAPPDSAPSPATRALIVGLLAVGALLAVGGTLFSWRKSRKGG from the coding sequence ATGAGACAAAAACACCTTTTCCTCCCGCTCCGAAGCCTGCTCGCCGCCGGCCTGCTGCTGCTTCTCCTGCTCGGCGGACTACGCCGCCTCCCCCCCGCGCGCGCGCAGGCCCCCACCCCAACTACATCCCCCGCGGGCGTCTTCGATTTCACCCTCGCCGACCTGGGACAAAGCACCGGCGTCCTGCTCTCGCCGCGCGGCGAACTAGCCATCCCTTTTACCACCCCCAAAGATTGGGCCATTCGCGGCGAAGAAAGCACCATTACACTCCATTACGACATCTTTTATGCCGGCAACGCCACCCCAACCTACCTGCCGCCACAACTAGACGGCGCGCGCGTCCACGTCAGCCTCAATGGTATCGAACTGGCAACCTTCATTCCCCGCCCCACCAACGACGCCACCTTGCGCCTGCCCATTCCCTTTGGAGCCGTCATCGACCCGGAAGCCAACGACCACACCCTGCAACTCACCCTCTACGCCGGCCCCGACTGCACGGAGTTGGACAGCATCCGCCTCGTCCTCCACGATGACACGCAAATCCACCTCGCCTACACCACCCTGCCCCCGGTCACGGACCTCTCCACCTTCCCGCGCCCCCTCTGGCGCGAGCGCCTGACGCCAGAGACGAGCCTCATCGTGTTGCCCGACGCCTTCAGCGACGCCGACCTCAGCGCCGCCGCCGCCGCCGCCGCCGCCATCGGCCAGAAAACGGACGGCGCCGTGCGCACGGCGATCGTCACCGCCGCCGCGCTCACGCCCAACCAGTTGGCGCAAAATGACATCGTGGCTGTGGGGCAGCCGGAGCAAAACGCCTTCACCGCCGACCTGTATGCGCGCGGCCTGCTGCCCACGCGCCTGCGCGCCCAACCCGCCGACCTGAATGTGACCACAACCGACACCACGTATACGCTTGGCTTGCAAGCGCGTTCCCCCGTCTCCGCGCTCACGGGCGCGCGCCTCGTGGCGGAACTGCCCCCCTTCCACACGTTCGCCGCCTGCGCGGGGGATTGTTACGCCAATGGGCGGCTGGTTTCCTGGGATATTCCCATCAGCGGGACCATGACGGCGACTTTGCAAATCAACTTTAACGACCGGCCCGTGCCGGCATCCACCACCCCCATCACCCTCACCATCGTCAACAGCGCCGGTGGTCCCCTCTATGCCCGCGGCAGCGGCACCGCCGCCACGGACACCGCCAGCGTCCTCTACGACCAGGACCGCGCCATCCTCTACCCCGACGATGGCCTGCTGCAACTCATCCCCTCCCCGGACAGCCCAGACCACGTCGTCCTCGTCGTCACCGGCGCATCCGGCGCAGGCGTCCTCAAAGCGGCGCGCGCCCTCTCCAGCGCCGAACCCGTCCTCAGCTTTGGCGGCAGCACCGCCATCATTCGCGCCGTGCGTCCCTGGACGCAGCCAACAACCGGCCTGGCGGCGCTGCCGCAAACGTTCTCATTGGCCGACCTCGGCTATCGCGGCGCGCTGCTGCAAGGCATTGGCCGCAAAACCTCCTCCATCAGCTTCGACGTGCCCGCCAACTGGCGCATCCTGTCCGGAAGCAGCCTCACCCTCCACTACATCCAGTCCAACGCGCTCAATCCCACCCTCTCCAGCCTTAGCGTGGAACTGAACGGCAACCCCATCGGCGCGGCGTCCAGCGTCGCCGGCGGCGGAACGCAGCAGTTGGTCGTGCCATTGGAGCCAGACGACCTGCCGCCCGGCAGCCACAACCGGCTCCGCTTCATAGCCGAGATGGGGCTGGACGATCCCTGCCTGCCGGAAGATACGCCGCTGGCCTGGATGCGCATTGACAACGGCAGTCTGCTGACGCTGCCACGCCAGGTGGTGACGACCACATTGGCCGCCGGCGATTGGCAAAACCTGGACGGCCCCGCCCTCGACTTGCGGAACGTGGTGTTTGTGCTGCCGGATGCGCCCAACGGCGTGGAGTTGGCCGCGCTGGGGCAATTGGCGAACCGATTGGGGCAGGAGACAACGGGAGCCGGGCTATCGCCACAAGTGGCGCGCGGCGCGCTGGACACGGGGGCGCTGGTGGAGCAGTTTGTCATCGCCGTGGGGCGACCCACGCGCAACGCCTTCGTTGCCGCGCAAAACGAGGCACTGCCGCAGCCATTTTTGCCGGGGAGCGACGTGCCGCGCGAGACGGTGGGGTCGGTTGTCTACCGCCTGGGCGCGGATGCCAGCCTGGGGATTATTGAGATCATGCCTGCGCCGTGGTCCCCCGCCCACCCTTTCCTCCTCATCAGCGGCTCCACGGATGAAGGCGTCGCCTGGGCCGGCCACGCCTACGCGGACCCCACGTTGTCCGGGGGCATTGATGGCAGCGTGACGCTGGTGCAGGATGAGCGCCTCGTCTCTTTTGATGCCAATGTGGACAGCGGCGGCGCGGTCGGCGCCATCAATGACCTCACCGGCGCGCCGACACAGATCGATCTGGTGATGCCCGCGCCCACGGCGGCGGCCACGGCGGTCGCTGCCGCGCCCACCGGGGTCGCCCCCACCGCCGCCGCCGCCGCGATAGTCACGGTGACGCCCGCCAGTTCGCTGCCGGACCGGTATGCGCCGCCGGACAGCGCCCCATCCCCGGCGACGCGCGCCCTCATTGTGGGCTTGCTGGCGGTGGGTGCGCTGCTGGCGGTGGGCGGGACGCTGTTTAGCTGGCGCAAATCCAGGAAGGGGGGGTAA
- a CDS encoding AzlC family ABC transporter permease → MTTVRSELNAGIQAELPIALGVIPFGMIYGVLAVAAGLPPLLAQAMSAIVFAGSAQFIGVQLFANATPLGVIWLTTFVVNLRHLLYSASIAPHVQHLSRRWKWTLAYLLTDEAYVTAILRYNDAEKQSPFQHWFFFGAGITLWVCWQVSTAVGIFLGAQVPASWALDFTLALTFIGLVVPALTGWPPAAAALTAGIVALLAAGLPYKLGLLLAAIAGITAGLLSERDAPSP, encoded by the coding sequence ATGACGACCGTTCGATCTGAGTTAAATGCCGGCATTCAAGCCGAACTCCCCATCGCCCTCGGCGTCATCCCCTTTGGCATGATCTACGGCGTGCTGGCCGTCGCCGCCGGGCTGCCGCCACTGCTGGCGCAGGCCATGTCCGCCATCGTCTTCGCCGGTTCGGCCCAGTTCATCGGCGTGCAGCTATTCGCCAACGCCACCCCCTTGGGCGTCATCTGGCTCACCACCTTCGTCGTCAATTTGCGCCACCTCCTCTACAGCGCCTCCATCGCCCCCCACGTACAGCACCTCTCCCGCCGCTGGAAGTGGACGCTGGCCTACTTGCTCACCGACGAAGCCTACGTGACCGCCATCCTGCGCTACAACGACGCGGAGAAGCAGTCGCCGTTTCAGCACTGGTTCTTTTTTGGCGCGGGCATCACGTTGTGGGTGTGCTGGCAGGTCAGCACGGCGGTGGGCATCTTCCTCGGGGCGCAGGTTCCCGCCAGTTGGGCGCTCGACTTCACGCTGGCGCTGACGTTTATCGGCCTCGTCGTGCCCGCCCTCACCGGTTGGCCTCCGGCGGCGGCGGCGCTGACGGCGGGGATTGTGGCCTTGCTGGCGGCGGGGCTGCCGTATAAATTGGGATTGCTGCTGGCGGCAATTGCCGGCATCACCGCCGGCCTCCTCAGCGAACGTGACGCCCCTTCCCCCTGA
- a CDS encoding transposase encodes MEEAEKCREWSGGIGALLRREGLYSSHLTTWRRQQEAGQIAGLTPRKRGPKSNPEAEEVSRLRRENARLTRQLAKAELIIEAQKKLSALLGITLEQESEDKS; translated from the coding sequence TTGGAAGAAGCCGAGAAATGCCGGGAATGGTCAGGCGGCATCGGCGCGCTGCTACGGCGGGAAGGATTGTATTCCTCCCATCTGACAACCTGGCGACGGCAGCAGGAAGCAGGCCAGATAGCCGGATTGACACCGCGGAAACGGGGTCCCAAGAGCAATCCTGAAGCGGAAGAAGTGAGCCGGTTGCGGCGGGAAAATGCCCGATTGACACGGCAGTTGGCAAAAGCCGAACTGATTATAGAGGCTCAAAAAAAACTCTCCGCACTACTGGGGATCACCCTGGAGCAGGAGAGCGAGGACAAATCATGA
- a CDS encoding IS3 family transposase, whose product MRRQVGELAEQTSTREACTALAYPRSCYYRQQQEKPAREPKPASPSPRSLPVTEREAVRDTLNSERFVDSSPRQVYGTLLDEGEYLCSVSTMYRILRANAEVRERRNQKRHPAYKKPELVATAPNQVWSWDITKLRGPVPYVYYYMYTILDIFSRYVVGYLIAQRELASLARQLVADSCSKQGIEPDQLVLHADRGSSMTSKTLALLLADLGVGKSHSRPYTSDDNPFSEAQFKTMKYRPDYPDRFGGLHDARIWARPFFHWYNHEHRHTSLGLMTPATVHYGQAAELTLKRQAVLAAAYEKHPERFVHGAPVAPQLPTAVWINPPLERNDQQSS is encoded by the coding sequence ATGAGACGGCAAGTGGGCGAATTGGCGGAACAAACCAGCACGCGCGAGGCGTGTACGGCCCTGGCCTATCCGCGCAGCTGCTACTATCGGCAGCAGCAGGAGAAACCGGCGCGGGAACCCAAACCGGCGTCGCCATCGCCGCGGTCGTTGCCCGTGACGGAGCGAGAGGCGGTGCGGGATACGCTCAACAGTGAACGCTTCGTGGATAGTTCGCCCCGCCAGGTGTATGGCACGCTGCTGGATGAAGGGGAATATCTCTGTTCGGTGAGTACGATGTACCGCATTCTGCGGGCAAACGCGGAAGTGCGCGAGCGGCGTAACCAGAAGCGGCATCCAGCCTACAAAAAGCCGGAACTGGTGGCTACCGCGCCGAACCAGGTTTGGTCCTGGGATATCACCAAGCTGCGCGGCCCTGTCCCCTACGTCTACTATTACATGTACACCATTCTCGACATCTTCAGCCGCTATGTGGTCGGCTACCTGATCGCCCAGCGGGAATTGGCCTCATTGGCCAGGCAACTGGTGGCTGACAGTTGCAGCAAACAGGGCATTGAACCCGACCAGTTGGTTCTCCATGCTGACCGCGGCAGTTCCATGACCAGCAAGACTTTGGCCCTGCTGCTGGCTGACCTGGGTGTGGGCAAGAGTCATTCCCGACCCTACACCTCCGATGACAATCCTTTCTCCGAGGCGCAGTTCAAAACGATGAAATACCGCCCGGATTATCCCGACCGCTTTGGCGGATTACACGATGCCCGCATCTGGGCACGGCCGTTCTTTCATTGGTACAACCATGAACACCGGCATACCAGTCTGGGCCTGATGACCCCGGCCACGGTTCACTATGGCCAGGCCGCTGAATTGACTCTCAAGCGACAAGCTGTTTTGGCCGCCGCTTATGAGAAACATCCGGAACGATTTGTGCATGGGGCGCCCGTTGCGCCGCAGTTGCCAACGGCCGTCTGGATTAATCCCCCGCTGGAGAGGAATGACCAGCAGTCGTCGTAG